From the Streptomyces sp. Sge12 genome, the window CCCCGTAGGCCTCCGCCTCGCCGGCCGCCGCGTCGTCGTCATCGGCGGTGGCCAGGTCGCCCAGCGCCGTCTCCCCGCGCTCGTCGCGGCCGGCGCCGACGTCCTGCTCGTCTCGCCCTCCGCCACCCCCTCCGTGGACGCCATGGCCGAGACCGGCGAGATCCGCTGGGAGCGCCGCCGCTACCGGGACGGGGACCTCGCCGACGCCTGGTACGCCCTGATCGCCACGCAGCACCGTGACGTCAACGAGCAGGCCTCCGCCGAGGCCGAGCGCGAGCGCGTCTGGTGCGTCCGCGCCGACGACGCCTCCGCCGCCACCGCGTGGACCCCGGCGACCGGCCGCATCGAGGGCGTCACCGTCGCCGTGCTGACCGGCAACGACCCGCGCCGCTCCGCCGCCGTCCGCGACGCCGTGATCGAGGGCCTGCGCGACGGCACCCTCGCCGCTCCCGCGCACCGGCACAAGGCCACCCCCGGCGTCGCCCTCGTCGGCGGCGGCCCGGGCGACCCGGACCTGATCACCGTGCGCGGCCGCCGTCTGCTCGCCGAGGCCGATGTGGTCATCGCCGACCGGCTCGGCCCCCGGGACCTGCTCGACGAACTCCCCCCGCACGTCGAGGTCATCGACGCCGCGAAGATCCCGTACGGCCGGTTCATGGCCCAGGAGGCCATCAACAACGCCCTGATCGAGCACGCCAAGGCCGGCAAGGCCGTGGTCCGGCTCAAGGGCGGCGACCCGTACGTCTTCGGCCGCGGCATGGAGGAGCTCCAGGCCCTCGCCGAGGCCGGCATCTCCTGCACCGTCGTCCCCGGCATCTCCAGCTCCATCTCGGTGCCCGGCGCCGCCGGCATTCCCGTCACCCACCGCGGCGTGGCGCACGAGTTCACCGTGGTCAGCGGCCACGTCGGCCCCGACGACCCGCGCTCGCTCGTGGACTGGGCCTCCCTCGCCAAGCTCACCGGAACCCTGGTGATCCTCATGGGCGTCGACAAGATCGGCCTCATCGCCGAGGCGCTGGTGCGCCACGGCCGCCCCGCGCAGACCCCCGTCGCGGTGATCCAGGAAGGCACCACCGCCACCCAGCGCCGGGTGGACGCCACCCTGGCCACGGTCGGGGAGAGGGTGCGCGCCGAGGAGGTCCGCCCGCCCGCCGTCATCGTCATCGGCGAGGTCGTCCGCGTCGGAACCACGGACGTTCCCACCACCAGCGCCTGACAGGCCGTTGGCACCGTACCCAGGACAAGGCAGTATCACCCTGTGGCTGATCTCATCACCATCAACGACCCCGACGACCCGCGCCTCGCCGACTACACGGGCCTGACCGACGTCGAACTCCGGCGCCGGCGCGAGCCCGCGGAGGGCCTCTTCATCGCCGAGGGCGAGAAGGTCATCAGACGCGCCAAGGACGCCGGGTACGAGATGCGCTCGATGCTGCTCTCCGCCAAGTGGGTCGACGTCATGCGCGACGTCATCGACGAACTCCCGGCACCGGTCTACGCGGTGAGCCCCGAGCTCGCCGAACGGGTCACCGGCTACCACGTGCACCGCGGCGCCCTGGCCTCCATGCAGCGCAAGCCGCTTCCCACGGCCGAGGAACTGCTCGCCACGACCCGCCGGGTGGTCGTCATGGAAGCGGTCAACGACCACACCAACATCGGTGCGATCTTCCGCAGCGCCGCCGCCCTCGGCATGGACGCGGTGCTGCTGTCGCCGGACTGTGCGGACCCGCTCTACCGCCGCTCGGTGAAGGTCTCCATGGGCGCG encodes:
- the cobA gene encoding uroporphyrinogen-III C-methyltransferase; this translates as MADTPAYPVGLRLAGRRVVVIGGGQVAQRRLPALVAAGADVLLVSPSATPSVDAMAETGEIRWERRRYRDGDLADAWYALIATQHRDVNEQASAEAERERVWCVRADDASAATAWTPATGRIEGVTVAVLTGNDPRRSAAVRDAVIEGLRDGTLAAPAHRHKATPGVALVGGGPGDPDLITVRGRRLLAEADVVIADRLGPRDLLDELPPHVEVIDAAKIPYGRFMAQEAINNALIEHAKAGKAVVRLKGGDPYVFGRGMEELQALAEAGISCTVVPGISSSISVPGAAGIPVTHRGVAHEFTVVSGHVGPDDPRSLVDWASLAKLTGTLVILMGVDKIGLIAEALVRHGRPAQTPVAVIQEGTTATQRRVDATLATVGERVRAEEVRPPAVIVIGEVVRVGTTDVPTTSA
- a CDS encoding TrmH family RNA methyltransferase, translated to MADLITINDPDDPRLADYTGLTDVELRRRREPAEGLFIAEGEKVIRRAKDAGYEMRSMLLSAKWVDVMRDVIDELPAPVYAVSPELAERVTGYHVHRGALASMQRKPLPTAEELLATTRRVVVMEAVNDHTNIGAIFRSAAALGMDAVLLSPDCADPLYRRSVKVSMGAVFSVPYARLEAWPKSLDRVREAGFKLLALTPHEKATPIDVAAPQSLERVALMLGAEGDGLSTQALVAADEWVRIPMAHGVDSLNVGAAAAVAFYAVAQGRAAQ